The region TCGCTGCCGCTGAGCACTTCAATAGTGCGATTGTTCGCAGCCGGTTTAAGAACGTGCACATGCGTCTTTCCTTCAAGTTCCTTTCGCTGGTTCCAAAGGATGAATCCATCGTTCGTCACTTGCGGTTCGTTCAGCGTATTGATTTGCCAATACTTCTGGAACTCCGGCTTCGCGGTCGTCATATCGTCGGTCAGAACGATAACCGCGGGAACGTCACTACGAAACATGTTGAGAAAGCAAAAGCCGCGACTATAGTCCGCCATCTTCTTTGAATAGGCCTTCGTCAAGTTCGCTTTGAAGTAGCTGAAAAGCGGTTTGTCGGTGGATGGCCCAATGCTGGTAGCAATGACTTTCCCGTTATCGAACCACGGATTGCTAAGGACTTCTTTGGGAGTCCGCGGAGCCACTTGGTTGTAACGCGTGCCGCCGTCGTTCGACTCGGCTCTTCGAAATGTTTCGTCCGGGTCAACAGCAAGCATCATGCTATGGGCGATCGATCGCTTGTTGAAGTTACGATCGTACGGGGTGCCGTAGAACTTGTAGAGCCCCAGATCCGCGACTTGAAGTCCTCGGTAATAGACCTGTAACGATCCAGCATCCGAGTGCTGATGGTTTCCGAAGAGATAGCCACCTCCCTTGATCTCAGCGACCACGTCGTTGCTATCGAGGCTGATGTCCCACCCGGTTCTGGCAACCATCGAGCCCAACACCGGCCCAAAGTCTTTTGTCAATGGAAGCGACTCGAGGCTTTCGATTGGCTCCAGTGTTGGATCGTTCAACAGGAGGAACATGATCGGGTCACTCGCCGGGCCGCCCTGTCGGTAGAAGTCCGCCTTCAAGATCGGGTCCTGGGCATAGGCGTACATCAACAACATCGTTCGAGGGTACTTCCAATAGTTGAATCGTCCATCGGAGACGCCACTCGAACCATCGCCGTCGCGAAGCATCATTCCATCCGGCATTCTCATGTACTGCCAAAACTTGCGTACTTCCTTGATGTTCTCATCGAAGGCCGGTTCGCCGGTCATGCGATAGAAGAGCCACGCGCCGTGCATTTCCCAACCGAACCGAAACGCTCCGTAACTGACGCCCTGGTTGTATCGCGGAGACTGAAACTCAAACTTTCGCATGGGAACCAAGTGTTCGAGAATCACGTACGATGTGTACTGGTACAACGTCGGATCTCGTTCATACAGGGCAATGCTCATGCTCAACAGGTCGCGATTGATCTGAGCCTCGGCGCCATGGCCGGTGATGATCGTTTGGCGGAACGGTGGCCAGCCACACTCCATATCCATTGCCAATCGCATGAGATTCTTATGCAGCGTGGCTTGTTCGTTGTCACTAAGCAGATCGTGGCACCAATCGAACACAAGCGAACCGGTGTAAATGGCGCGGCCAACCTCTCGAGTAATGTCGAGAATGTTGCCAAACTCAACACGCTCGAGGTAATCGTTCATCAACTGAACCGCCTCGCGACCAACTTTCTCGTCACCGGTCATCAAGTAGTAGAAGGCTTTCGTTTCAGCTGCCTTCTCTAGCGAGGCATTGTGCGGCGTTTCTTCGTTCTCGGCGAACGTAATCTCAAACGGTTGTGTCGCCGTTCGAGCAAGCTTATCCCAAACCTCATGGTGCTCATCAGATTTCAATCGAGAACGAATAAGCGGAAGAGTTTCTTCGTTGCACCATAGTCGTGGATGACTTGCAGGCGGCGTCCACTTAGGACGATAGTCTTGTGCAGCTTCAGGAACTGCCGGGGCGACGTAGGGCTGAATCGTGACATATCCAAGGCGAACACCTTGAGGCAGCCAGATTTTCAGCTTCTGCTCGTCACCGTTAAAGTGGAACTTTCCCGTAACCTGGTGTGGCCGATGCCAAGGAACGTACACAACACGTTTCGTTGGACGTGTCTCATCGACCTGAAGCTTCATGAAGAGTGAGTCATATTTACCTTTCGCTTCCTCCATGAGCTTATTCCCATGGTCATCGACAACGGCAAACGTCCGTATCAGGTAGATGCCTTTCGTAGGTGCTTTGACAAGGAATGTCGCGTCAGGCTCTTGGCGATCCGTGGCGACGCCTGCGTCAGCGTTTTCTTTCAACGTAATTCCAGGCAGCCCCTCCAATCGCTCATCCTCGACGAGCTCGGCATATTCTGCAGAGACATCCGCGTTGCTGGCGATCAGTTTGGTTGCCCCACTATCCGAAAGCTCAATTACCTCGGCAGCCTCACAAGTGGTTCGATCCAACAGAAGAACAACACTCGCGCAGAACAACAGTGTCAGGAAACGTTTTAGCATTTTCTAATCCTAAAATTCTGGATTGAAATGGTTGCGGGCGACGTTGGGTGGTCGGTCGTGCGTCGCCTAGGCGGGGGAATCGCGAAACGGCCGGTTCAATGAATCGACATCTCGCAAGCTCGTATCTCTGGAATGTTAGCGGCCATTCGCCACAATCATGATGTCACGTGGCATCATAGCAAGGCCATTTGTTTTTGTCACGAGTAATCTAGATCGCGGCTAAGAAATGGTTTCCGATTAGCCTGCAAGAGGGGCAGGTGCGACGTTAGTTGTTGAACTTGCGAGGAGGCTCTAAGACCGTTTACCGGAATTCGTCCTCCTGCGAATTTTGGCTGCATGAACAGCCAATATCCCAGTCCAAAGATGCTGGAAGGAATGTCAACCTCGTGCAGCGTAACGCCGAGCGATAGCACTTGCGAAGGACCATATGCTCGGCTACGGTCAATTATTCTGATGAAGCTTCGTCCACTCTTTTATTATGCACACGACAACCCATGAAACTTGCTGGCATACTCCACCTGCTGATTTACCTCGTTATTGCTCTGGGTATTATCCTGACACATTCGCAAGTTTCCGCGGATGAGGTTCCACCGCCGAAAGCGGCCCAGGTATCAGAGAGTGAGTATGTCTTTCCCAATGCAGAAGTTTTTGATCTGAAGTCAAAAGAAGGTCGGGAGTATCGGATATTTGTCGCAACGCCCGAAGGGAACACCGTTCCTTCGGATTTACCAGTGCTTTATGTACTCGATGCGAATGCTTATTTTCCTCTGGCGGCCAGTTTAAATCGCTTGCGATCGCGAGGCTCGGTGGGTGGAGCGATTGTCGTTGGGATTGGCTATCCATCGGATGGACAGTTCGACATGCAGCGTCGAACGTTCGACATGACAACGAAAGCAGATCCGGCTAAGCTGCCCCCATCGCGAGGCGGTCGAGGTTGGCCGGAGTCTGGCGGCGCGGACCAATTTCTTAGTTTCATTGTCAACGAACTGAAACCAAGAATCGTCGAGAAGTATTCGGCAAGTTCCTCGGATCACGCGATCGTCGGCCATTCCTTTGGTGGACTGTTTGTGATGCATGCCTTCTTCACCCAGCCTAATGCATTTCAAACCTACATTGCGATCAGCCCGAGCGGTTGGTGGAATGACTATGCACTTTTAACCGCTGAAAGACAGTTCGTGAAGAACGTCCAAAGTTTGGCCGCGCCCAAAAAGCTTTTTATCGAAGTCGGCGAATTAGAGTTGGCCGGAAATCAAGGACCTGCCGCGGCGTTAGACCCTACCGCTGCTAGTACCGCCTTTGGAACGACGGCCGATTTCGCGAATCGACTGATGCAAATTAAGTCGGATAAGCTGGAGGTGAAATATCGAGAGTTCTCAGGTGAAAATCATGGTACGGTTGTTCCGCCTGCATTGATCGAGGCATTTCACTTTGCGTTCCCACAGTCACATCGCTCCGGTCCAATGCGTCGACGGGAAACAAACTGAGATACCGTTCCTCGGCGGGCACTTAAGTGACTACGGTTAGTCCGTAGAAGTATGTCATCGAGCCAGAGAAGGCAAATGCGTTGGTTGAGAGGCATCCGATCAAGACAGATACGTCGTGTCGGTCAAATACACAACGCTTGGAAGAACAGTGGAGATAAGCAGTGACGGCCTGGTGTCGCAGATTCGCACCAGGCCGTTCGCTTTCTAGAAAAACGCAAGCTTACTGCGGCAGGACTTCAAACGTTGCTGCATAGCTTAATCGTCGGTTTTGTGCTTGTGTAATGGTTGTGTTTTCGTCTTGGAAAGACGTTTCCAACCAATACATGCCAGGCTCTTTCCATTCGACGGTGAATTCGCCTTGGGCATTCGTCTCGACGTGCTGGTCCTCTTGGGCGTCGCGATAGCGCGTTCCACCGCGAATGACTTCAACTTTGAGACCAGCCATTGGCTTACCGTCTACCAGGAAACGGAACGTCCCCTTTTCGCCAGCGTACAGGTCGTTCGGATGGGTGATAGGAACCAACTCGATACCTTTGCCGGTTGACTCGAAGACTTTTTCCGTTGGTCCACCATTGGTCACATACGTTTCAATGCGTCCGATACTCTCCGAAACTTTTAGATTCGTCGCGTTGGAAGGAACTTCTTTTGCAAAAGATTCAGGTGTGCCGCGCCAACGGCGACGTTCGCCATTTTCTTCCCAGCTTCCGAACAAGCCATGGTTATCGATCGCAATGCGGTAAGTCCCTTCCTGCTTCAGAGGAACATCGAACACGCTGCGATATCGCAAAGTGGCTTGATTTTCAGCTTCGACCTTGGAACCATCAGGTGCCGTCACGGCCAAATTGGTAAGCTGCAGTGGGAAGTGATTGAAGTAGAACAAGTCATTGGAAACGGCCGCGTCGACGGTAACGAGCGGTTCGGCACCAGAGAGAACCGTTTGGGATGGCAACAACCAAACTTTGTGAGCGAACGCCGACAGTGGTACGCACATCAGCAAAGCGATCGCCGGAACAAATGAGCGAAGCATTGAAATCTCCTGAGGGGGAAATAGGAAAGACTCTGAAAGTGAAACTTCGACCGATAGAATTAGACTGGGTTACGGCTCAATCGAGAGCGAAACTTTGCCTAACTCCTCTTTACCGCGCACTTCTTCTTTGAATGATTTTTGAACAGGCCAAGTGAATGGAATTTCAAGCAATTCTCGGCCGCCAACTTCGCGCGCCGCTTCGACGATGAGGGTGTAATCGCCAGGCTTGAGGCCAGACAACTGCTTATCGGATTCTGAGAATTTCAGATCGTGAGAGCCAGCAGGACGCGTGGCTCCGCTTACACCGTCGACAGGAAGATCGAGACTTCGACCGGTTCGTCGCCACCACTGCCGAAGATCGGGAAGCCACTTCGTGCCGACTTCATCACCTGGCGAGTCCATCTGGTACCAGACGGCCAAATTGGCAGCAACTTTGCGGTTGCCGTCCTGAATCCACACCGCAATGTAAGGGCGATGGTACTCCGACACGTTCAGTCTGGGGATCTCAACACTCACTTGCAATTCCGCCGCGTAGGACGTCGCAGTAAAGATTAAGAGAAGAATGAACGTTAAAAACATTGGTGGTTTAGCATGCAGCATTTAATGATGACTCCTGAAGGAGAACTCGCTTATTTCTTAATGAATAAAAAGCATTGCCAAAAGCAAGGGGAGAATCAGCCCAAGGGTGACCAAAGGCCAAGTCATCCGACGATGGCGTGCGTGAAAGTAAAGAAGAAACAATCCGGTGATGCAGAAGATCAGCGTGGCGACCGCAAAAATGTCGATGAACCACTTCCACGCAACTCCGGTGTTGCGACCCTTGTGCAAATCGTTGAAGTATGAAATCCAACCACGGTTGGTATGTTCGTATTCAACGAAACCAGTTTCACGATCAATTGCCAGCCAGGCATCTGAGCCGGGGCCTTGCATCGACAAGTAGATTTCTTCTTCCGACCATTCCGCAGGACGAGAGCCGACCGTTTTGCCAAATTGACCGCTAAGCCATTTTGATAATTCTCGGGGAAGCGGGGCATCTTCTTCCGTGGTTTGTTCGTTCAAAGAAACCAGCATGTCCGAGGGAATCTCGGCCGTCAGCGTCGTCACGGTTGGTTCAACGGTAATCTCGCTGGGATGATTGAGCGTGATGCCAGTGATGGTGAAGAGCAGCATTCCGACCAGGCTGATTGCCGAGCTGATCCAATGCCACTGGATCATCGTTCGCATCCAGTAGGCGCGGCGTTTCTTGTCGCGACTGGCTTTTTCTTTTGCGTCACTCGTCGTTGAGGAAGTCACTTCTGCCAACGTAAGCTCTCGACCAGGAAGGTGGTGAGACAGGATCTCAATAGTGAAAGTCCTAGCGAGTCTATACCGTTAGCGCGCAATTGGCAAGCAGAGTAACCAAATCAAACTTTGCGCCGAGTTTGCGCGAAGTCTGCGCGAACCTTGCCCAAAGATTACTTGGCTAACGAATGACTTGCCAGCTAAACATTGGGGCGATATCTTAGGTTATTCACAACTTGTTTCTCATAGCGACTGCCAAGCCACATCTACCAGCTAGGCTTAGCCATTTGGCAATTTCTGAAAGTGCGTTTTGGAATTTTATTGTCCTGAACGTTCCACTTCAGTCGCCCTTGTGATGCCGTCGATTGCGCCAACTCGTAACATCACAATGACTTAGGTTCATGACAGGAAGTTTGTCTCGAAAGCCCGTTTGACGATTCGTATAGCCCCGATTCGTTGGACAAGAATTCGCCATTTAAACGGCTTTCGTCGTCCCATTGCATCCGTGTTTGATCGAAGGAAGAAGAATGTCGAACGAGACATCCCCAAACCAAAACGCCGCCGATTCACCCCCATTACGCACGGAAAACCTCGTAAAAACGTTCCGCCAGGGAGCGAACCAAGTCAACGCTTTGAACGGCGTTACGCTCTCCGTTCAATCGGGTGAATTCACCGCAATCATGGGACCGAGCGGTTGCGGCAAAAGTACTCTGCTGCATGTGATGGCAGGGCTTACGCGTCCTGATACCGGATCGGTTTTTGTCGAAGGTGAGAAGCTTTCGAGCTTATCGGACGCCAAGCTGACCGATTTTCGACGTCGCAGAATCGGCTTGGTGTTTCAGCAGTTCAATCTGGTCACCGCATTGACCGCCATCGAAAACGTAATGCTGCCTCTCTTGGCGGAAGGAAGCCGTCCGAATGTCGATGCAAAGCAGCGAGCCACCCAGCTTCTAGAACGCCTCGGTCTTGGCGATCGCCTCGGACATCGGCCCGATGCGATGAGTGGTGGCGAACAACAGCGAGTCGCGATCGCTCGAGCATTGGTGACGGACCCCGCAATCATCTTAGCCGATGAGCCGACAGGTAGTCTCGATTCCGGAAACGGAAATGCGATTTGTTCGCTTCTAAAAGAACTCAACGAAGAAGAAGGGCGAAGCATCGTAATGGTGACGCATGAACCTGCGGTTGCGGCATGGGCAAATCGTATCGTCGTTATGAAAGATGGAACAGTTTGTTCTGACTGGAAAGCGGAGCAGGTACCGGATGCCCAGTCTCTCGCGATTCGCTATCAGGAGATCGTCTCCGGCCAAACAACGGTAGGTGCTGTATGAGCTTGTCTTGGAAGTTGTTTGTCGCCCACGCACGGCAGCAAAAAGTACGATTACTCCTGACGGCGTTGGCAATGATTGCCGCAATTGGTGTCGTTCTGTGGGTTGTCTCAGCATATGAAGCGATCGCGTCACAATTTGACGAACAAACCGACGACTTTATCGGCAATTACACAACGTTCGTTGTGCCCAAAGATGCAGATCAACAGATCTCACCGGAAGTTATCAGTGCCGTAGCCAGCCATCCGGCTGTAGAGTCGGCCAATCCTGTTACTCAATTCAAAATGATGTTTCGACGGGCGAATCCATTGCCTGATGCAGGGGCACCTCCGCGACGGTTTTGGCCGAGCGTTGTCGGAACCGATTCGCCCGAATCTCGCTACCCACTTATGGAAGGGAGATGGCTCGACCCTAACTCTCAAACTGAGTCCGTTGTCAGCAGCGGAGTATCTGATGCACTCGGGCTGAAACCAGGGGACGCAATACGATTCAGAACAGTGAACGGTGAAGTCGTTGATTTGGATGTCGTTGGTATTGTTCAACAACCTGAGTCAGAGGTTGAGTTTGCCATGACGCGTACCAAAGGCGGAGCGCCTGGCGGCGTGAACCGAGGCCCCGCTTCGCTGGCTGCCTACGTTCCAATGCAACTCGTGCCAACACTTACTGGTGATACGCACCCAACTAATCTGATCGAAGTCCGTATGCGTCCTTCCAAGACAGCAGATGTTTTGGAGGATGCAATCGCATCTGCGAATCCGGCCGTTGAGCTACTTCGTACAGATGACATCCGCTCGAAGATCTCGTCTGGATTTGAAGCGGAAGGGGCACGGAAACAGGCATACTTTGTGACCGCACTGTCCATCCTGGCATCTGCGTTCATCATTTTCACGACGTTAAGTATGGGCGTGAACGAACGCGCTCGACAAATGGCAGTACTCCGTGCGGTCGGCCTTCGACGATTTCAAGTCGCGCAGCTGGTCTTCGTCGAGGCACTTGTCCTTGCCGTCTTTGGTTGGGTCGGCGGATTGCTTGGAGGCTGGATATTGCTTCAGCTTCTAGCCAATGCAACGCCATCGCTCTTTCCCAACGGAGTGCAGTTGGGTCTTGCGAGCATACTGTTGACAGGATTGTGCTCGTTTCTTGGAGCCATACTAGCTTCAATACTTCCTATTTGGAAAGCCACACGGATCAGTCCATTGGAAGCCATGGCCCCGACACCGATGCGACCAAAATCTGGTCGATGGTACGTTATGGCGACTGTCGTTAGCCTGATGCTAATCGCGATCAATCCTTTATTGGTTTATGCGGTAGGAATGCCGGAAGGGGTTCGATTCGTCTTGATATTGCTGGTAGGCGCGCCAGCAACGGTGCTTGGTTTCGCATTGTTGGCTCCACTTGTCGTACTTGGTGTGGAACGCATTTTGAGCCCATTAATTGCATGGATCATGCGGATTCAAACTGGGCTCGTCAAAAGCCAATTAAGCACCAACATGTGGCGAACGACCGGAATTGCTGCATCGTTAATGCTGGGGCTTGGGCTCTATACCGCAACGCAGGTTTGGGGATATTCGATGCTTGGCGGCTTTATGCCAGGGCGTTGGACACCGGACACGATTGTTAAATTTGCCGAGGGAATTCCAAGAGAGCAATACGAGCAGATTTGCCAAGTCACAGGTATCGACTCGAATCGTTGTCTGACCGCTGCCGTAGAGCAAACGAAGCTTGTCGGCGATCCACTTAAAGCGGCAGAGCGAGATTCTGCCGTTCGCCAGGATAACGTTTCTCTCGTCGGTCTTGATACCGAAAAAGCTTTCGCTGGAAATAACCCACTGTTTCAACTTCGCTTCGTTCAAGGTAACCGAGAAGATGCACTAGCGAAGTTACAGAAGGGGCGATTTTGTTTAGTACCAGATACCTTTGATCGTCTGGCTGGTCTAAAGGTTGGCGATACGATTACGATGATCCCTCCTAACCGTCCCAAGGAGCCCGTCGAATATACGATTGCAGGTATCGTATCGATGCCTGGTTCGAATTGGATAACTAAAACCACAGGTATTCGTCGTCATTTCGTCCGCACCGCAGGCATCGTCTTCGCCCCGGAAGAAGAAGTGCGTGAAGATTTTGCTTTGCCGATGCTTGAATATCTCTGGCTAGACCCACAATCAGGGATAAATGACGAACAGCTAAAGGAAGCTTTGCAGGCCGTTGTTGCTTCAGCAGAAAAGACCAGCCAGCGCGAGTCCGCTCAACAAGGAATTGGCCCTGGACGTCGGGTCGGGGGACTTTCTCGGGATGAATTGCAAGTGACGTCCTTGGAAGATGTTCGCAACAGTATGCGGCGTCGCGGAGGGGCTGCCGTTGGCGCCATGGGGTGGCTTCCACTGATTACGCTTTTAGTGGTGTCACTAGGCATCGTGAATACGATGGCTGCTTCTGTCCGTGCTCGACGCTGGGAGTTTGGCATTCTAAGGGCGATTGGTCTACGCCGACTTGGCCTGGTCAAACTTGTACTATCAGAGGCAATCATGATTGGCTTGGTTGCAAGTGCTCTTAGCTTGCTATTTGGAATATTGACGGGATGGACCTGTCTTGGCTTGGTTCGTTATGTCAGCAATCAATGGTTTGAAGGTGTCAGTACACCGTTGGTTGTTCCGTGGTCGTCGCTCGTGTTTGGCTATGCTCTTACGTTCACACTTTGCTTCCTTGCAGCGTTGTGGCCCGCGATTTCGTCTGGAAGGACAGAACCGCTAACACTTCTGCAAGCAGGTCGTGCATCGACGTAAGTCAATACTTCGCGAACAGGCAGGCACTCCTGATGAATATGACTACCCGACCATCGTCGCCGCTGGTCGTACATGGAATACGCAAGCAATTTAAGCGTGCTCAAACATCGATTACTGCTCTCAGCAAAGTCAACCTTACGGCGCAGGTTGGCGAGTTCATTGTCATCATGGGAGCTTCCGGATCTGGCAAGAGTACGTTGTTGCATGCAATTGCCGGACTAACAGACGTCGATAGCGGAAAGGTGATCGTTAACGGCCAAGACCTTTCACAATTGAACGATGTGCGATTGACCAAATTTCGCGGAAAGGAAATTGGCCTCGTTTTTCAAGCTTTCAATCTCATTCCAAGCTTGTCTGCGGAAGATAACATTCGACTTCCGGCTCCGGTTAGTTCTACTTTAAGTGATCGCGTCAATCATTTACTTCAGCGGTTGAACCTTATCGAGAGGCGATTACATAAGCCAGGCGCTTTGTCAGGTGGCGAACAGCAACGAGTGGCTATTGCACGAGCGTTAATTTGTGACCCTGCGATTTTATTAGCCGATGAGCCGACGGGAAGTTTAGACTACGACGCAGGCCAACAAATCTGCCAACTTTTGTCGGAGCTATCGCGAGAGCAAGGGCGTACCATTTTGGCAGTTACTCACGAACCAAATGTAGCCATGTGGGCCGATCGTGTCGTTGTTATGAGAGATGGCAACAACGTTGCCGAATTTGTACCTGATGGCTCACGTGATCCACAGTCCGTTGCGTTGCAATATCAAAGTCTTCTTCGTGATGGCGTCGGGGCCGTTTGATGAAAAAGATATTTCAGCTTGCGTGGGCTATGTTGTGGGATTCTCCAGTTCGCGTAGCGCTAACCGTCTTGGCAACCGCCGCAGCAACCTGCTTAGTTATTTGGATTGCTAGTGGCTATGATGCACTAGAGAAAACATTTGACGACTACGCGAATCTGTCGATGGGACGCTACGAACTGGCCGTGGCCCCCATCGAGCAAAAAGAAGAAAAGTTTATCCCGGAGGAAGTGTTGGCAGATCTCAGGGCTGACAATTTTATTGCGAATGCCGATCCTATGTGGGCTGTTCGTGCTGAAGTGGTTCCTGAGAAGTCAACGTTTTCTACTGCTAAGCATGGTAAAGGAGAAAAACCTTCCAACTTTGATCGTGATCCACAGTTCAGGCCTCCCGGCAGCTTACCTGGTACGCTGCTGATGTTCACTGATGCTTCCCAGCCGCCGTTTGAAATGGCGCAAGGGGAATGGCTTTCAACAGAAGATGCCGATCGGTTTCAAGCTGTCGTGCGGACAGAAACTGCTGAGAGAATGGGTCTCGAGGTCGGCGATGGAATGATTCTGATACGGAATGATCAGAATCATTTGTTGAAGGTAAAAGGAATACTCGATGCCCCCAAGCTAAAAGGGGCAGGGGATTCAGCGTTGCCGATTCTCGCGCCCAGCAAGGGCGAATTGTTCTTAAACGCGGTGGCTGCCGAGGAACTTCTAGGAGAACGCCCAAAGATCAGTTTAATTGCTGTTTCATTACGAGAAGAGACGGACATCAACTCTTTTCGATTCGGGTGGGGACCCAAGCTCTCTTCCTATGCAACGCCTGTCCAGTTTCAGCAAGCGTTTGAAGTCGAGGAGGCACTTGATCAAAGCTCGTCCGCAGCCAACGTTCGTCTGCAATCGTATGCCGCGACTGGTGTATCCTTATTGGTAGCGTTTCTCGTGGTTTTGTGCACGTTAAGCATGGGAGTCAGCGAACGAATCCGGCAGTATGCCATTCTCCGGTCACTCTCATTTACGCGATTTCAGATTGCCAAACTGATCATGCTGGAAGGACTCTTTCTTGGCTGTCTAGGTTTTGCAATCGGTCTCGGTATAAGCTATTTGACATTGCTGCTTATCGGCACCGTTGCATCCCAGATGCTAGATAACGGTGTTGTACTTGGACGTCATGGCGTGCTTCTCGGAATGGCCGCAACACTGGGTGGAGCGTTTGTTGCCGCGTTGATTCCCGCGGTGGGAGCAACTTACGTGAAGCCATTGGACGCGATGTCCTCCGGGGGAAACGAAGCAGTCAGTGACAAGTCGTTTTCGAGAGTTGGATTTGTTTTTGGGCTACTGTTAATTGCTGTTAATCCAGTCCTTACTTTTCTAGTTCCGCCTGTATCAGAAGCCAGCGTACCGATCTCGATGGTGATCGGCTTCGCATCGATGGCGCTGGGCTTTGTTTTCGTGTCACCAGCTATCGTTGTTGGAGTGGATCGCTGGCTAAGTCCTGTTCTCGCCAAGATGTTGAGGATTAATCCAAGTTTGTTGGCGAGTCAGATTACCAGTCACCTCTGGCGAACCGTTGGGG is a window of Bremerella sp. TYQ1 DNA encoding:
- a CDS encoding FtsX family ABC transporter permease; amino-acid sequence: MKKIFQLAWAMLWDSPVRVALTVLATAAATCLVIWIASGYDALEKTFDDYANLSMGRYELAVAPIEQKEEKFIPEEVLADLRADNFIANADPMWAVRAEVVPEKSTFSTAKHGKGEKPSNFDRDPQFRPPGSLPGTLLMFTDASQPPFEMAQGEWLSTEDADRFQAVVRTETAERMGLEVGDGMILIRNDQNHLLKVKGILDAPKLKGAGDSALPILAPSKGELFLNAVAAEELLGERPKISLIAVSLREETDINSFRFGWGPKLSSYATPVQFQQAFEVEEALDQSSSAANVRLQSYAATGVSLLVAFLVVLCTLSMGVSERIRQYAILRSLSFTRFQIAKLIMLEGLFLGCLGFAIGLGISYLTLLLIGTVASQMLDNGVVLGRHGVLLGMAATLGGAFVAALIPAVGATYVKPLDAMSSGGNEAVSDKSFSRVGFVFGLLLIAVNPVLTFLVPPVSEASVPISMVIGFASMALGFVFVSPAIVVGVDRWLSPVLAKMLRINPSLLASQITSHLWRTVGASISLAVGVGLFIGIQVWGFTMLEGFIPGQWAPDALLQLHANKLSADQTIAISRIPGIDLEQSFPIVVEQPRLQEDLAKSAERASVIRQDNIVLVGIDATRAFSGKEPFLEFDWVEGSPQAATEKLIAGRGCIVPDHFLRETGLKVGDTFALVPPENVENIVSYEIAGAVKLPGWHWQTKLTGFRTRTHRAAALVFANYAPVAEDFGLLEPSHIWFDFDSPGADPSLIEQHANAFLRKGSQGIDTTVSPNTEVDINIVPVKQIRERTRGAARRWIWLVSQVPLIATMIASIAVLNVFLASVRARRWEFGVLRGIGITSWTIVRAVLAEGLLTGIVAAVLSLGFGVMCGWCGCGVAQYISFFGGMQPDLVIPWDAISLGLSGLILLAILSAAWPAYLIGKTEPLALLQQGRGSF